One window of Ictalurus punctatus breed USDA103 chromosome 22, Coco_2.0, whole genome shotgun sequence genomic DNA carries:
- the mapkapk5 gene encoding MAP kinase-activated protein kinase 5 isoform X2, with the protein MPDSKQMTKESSILEEYSINWTQKLGAGISGPVRVCVKKSTQERLALKILIDRPKARNEVRLHMMCAAHPNIVRILEVYANSVQFPHESSPRARLLIVMEMMEGGELFHRISQHRHFTEKMASQVTKQIAQALEHCHSLNIAHRDLKPENLLFKDNSLDAPVKLCDFGFAKIDQGDLMTPQFTPYYVAPQVLEAQRRHQKEKSGIIPTSPTPYTYNKSCDLWSLGVIIYVMLCGYPPFYSKHHSRTIPKDMRKKIMTGSFDFPEDEWSQISEMAKDIVRKLLKVKPEERLTIEGVLAHPWLNCTEALDNVLPSAQMMMDKAVVAGIQQAHAEQLANMRIQDLNVSLKPLSSVNNPILRKRKLLGTKPNDGFFINDPENGAEDSNVALEKLRDVIAQCILPQAGENEDEKLNEVMYEAWRFNRDCKLLRDGLQGLSWDGRAFSDKVDRLKLAEIVKQAIEEKTNLEDSQ; encoded by the exons ATGCCTGATTCAAAACAAATGACTAAG GAGAGCTCCATCTTGGAAGAGTACAGTATAAACTGGACCCAGAAGCTCGGTGCTGGAATCAGTGGACCTGTAAG GGTGTGTGTGAAGAAGTCAACACAAGAACGGTTAGCCCTGAAGATCCTGATTGACAGACCTAAAGCACGCAATGAG GTAAGACTTCATATGATGTGCGCCGCACACCCCAACATTGTACGCATCTTGGAGGTTTATGCCAACAGTGTTCAGTTTCCCCACGAGTCCAGTCCACG agcaAGATTATTAATTGTCatggagatgatggagggaGGAGAGCTGTTCCACAGGATCAGCCAGCACAGGCACTTTACAGAGAAGATGGCCAGCCAAGTCACTAAACAG ATCGCCCAGGCTTTGGAACATTGTCACTCACTTAACATTGCACATCGAGACCTAAAGCCAGAGAACCTGCTGTTCAAGGATAATTCActg GATGCTCCTGTAAAGTTGTGCGATTTTGGTTTTGCGAAAATCGATCAAGGTGATTTGATGACCCCACAATTCACTCCTTACTATGTAGCACCTCAG gTATTGGAGGCACAAAGACGCCACCAGAAAGAGAAGTCTGGAATAATACCTACCTCACCCACCCCATACACGTATAACAAG aGCTGTGACTTGTGGTCCTTGGGCGTTATTATCTATGTGATGCTGTGCGGTTATCCTCCGTTTTATTCCAAGCACCACAGCCGCACCATCCCTAAAGACATGCGCAAGAAGATCATGACCGGCAGCTTTGACTTTCCTGAAGATGAGTGGAGCCAGATATCCGAAATGGCAAAGGACATTGTCCGCAA GCTGCTGAAGGTAAAGCCTGAAGAAAGGCTAACCATCGAGGGGGTCTTGGCACACCCCTGGCTTAATTGCACTGAGGCCTTGGACAATGTGCTTCCTTCTGCTCAGATGATGATGGACAAG GCGGTGGTTGCTGGGATCCAGCAAGCCCATGCAGAACAACTGGCCAACATGAGAATACAGGACCTTAACGTCAGCCTCAAGCCTCTCAGCTCTGTGAACAACCCCATTCTGAGGAAGAGAAAGCTGCTAGG TACAAAGCCTAATGATGGCTTCTTCATTAATGACCCTGAAAATGGAGCAGAAGACTCCAATGTGGCTCTGGAAAAACTGCGGGATGTCATTGCACAGTGCATCCTGCCACAGGCTG GAGAAAACGAGGACGAGAAGTTGAATGAGGTGATGTATGAAGCCTGGCGTTTCAACAGAGACTGCAAGCTGCTCCGTGATGGCCTGCAAGGACTGAGCTGGGATG GTAGGGCTTTCTCTGATAAAGTGGATCGCTTGAAATTGGCAGAGATTGTGAAACaggctattgaagaaaaaactAACTTGGAAGACTCCCAATAG
- the mapkapk5 gene encoding MAP kinase-activated protein kinase 5 isoform X1, whose amino-acid sequence MNTMSEDNNADKFIKESSILEEYSINWTQKLGAGISGPVRVCVKKSTQERLALKILIDRPKARNEVRLHMMCAAHPNIVRILEVYANSVQFPHESSPRARLLIVMEMMEGGELFHRISQHRHFTEKMASQVTKQIAQALEHCHSLNIAHRDLKPENLLFKDNSLDAPVKLCDFGFAKIDQGDLMTPQFTPYYVAPQVLEAQRRHQKEKSGIIPTSPTPYTYNKSCDLWSLGVIIYVMLCGYPPFYSKHHSRTIPKDMRKKIMTGSFDFPEDEWSQISEMAKDIVRKLLKVKPEERLTIEGVLAHPWLNCTEALDNVLPSAQMMMDKAVVAGIQQAHAEQLANMRIQDLNVSLKPLSSVNNPILRKRKLLGTKPNDGFFINDPENGAEDSNVALEKLRDVIAQCILPQAGENEDEKLNEVMYEAWRFNRDCKLLRDGLQGLSWDGRAFSDKVDRLKLAEIVKQAIEEKTNLEDSQ is encoded by the exons ATGAACACCATGTCTGAAGACAACAATGCAGACAAGTTTATTAAG GAGAGCTCCATCTTGGAAGAGTACAGTATAAACTGGACCCAGAAGCTCGGTGCTGGAATCAGTGGACCTGTAAG GGTGTGTGTGAAGAAGTCAACACAAGAACGGTTAGCCCTGAAGATCCTGATTGACAGACCTAAAGCACGCAATGAG GTAAGACTTCATATGATGTGCGCCGCACACCCCAACATTGTACGCATCTTGGAGGTTTATGCCAACAGTGTTCAGTTTCCCCACGAGTCCAGTCCACG agcaAGATTATTAATTGTCatggagatgatggagggaGGAGAGCTGTTCCACAGGATCAGCCAGCACAGGCACTTTACAGAGAAGATGGCCAGCCAAGTCACTAAACAG ATCGCCCAGGCTTTGGAACATTGTCACTCACTTAACATTGCACATCGAGACCTAAAGCCAGAGAACCTGCTGTTCAAGGATAATTCActg GATGCTCCTGTAAAGTTGTGCGATTTTGGTTTTGCGAAAATCGATCAAGGTGATTTGATGACCCCACAATTCACTCCTTACTATGTAGCACCTCAG gTATTGGAGGCACAAAGACGCCACCAGAAAGAGAAGTCTGGAATAATACCTACCTCACCCACCCCATACACGTATAACAAG aGCTGTGACTTGTGGTCCTTGGGCGTTATTATCTATGTGATGCTGTGCGGTTATCCTCCGTTTTATTCCAAGCACCACAGCCGCACCATCCCTAAAGACATGCGCAAGAAGATCATGACCGGCAGCTTTGACTTTCCTGAAGATGAGTGGAGCCAGATATCCGAAATGGCAAAGGACATTGTCCGCAA GCTGCTGAAGGTAAAGCCTGAAGAAAGGCTAACCATCGAGGGGGTCTTGGCACACCCCTGGCTTAATTGCACTGAGGCCTTGGACAATGTGCTTCCTTCTGCTCAGATGATGATGGACAAG GCGGTGGTTGCTGGGATCCAGCAAGCCCATGCAGAACAACTGGCCAACATGAGAATACAGGACCTTAACGTCAGCCTCAAGCCTCTCAGCTCTGTGAACAACCCCATTCTGAGGAAGAGAAAGCTGCTAGG TACAAAGCCTAATGATGGCTTCTTCATTAATGACCCTGAAAATGGAGCAGAAGACTCCAATGTGGCTCTGGAAAAACTGCGGGATGTCATTGCACAGTGCATCCTGCCACAGGCTG GAGAAAACGAGGACGAGAAGTTGAATGAGGTGATGTATGAAGCCTGGCGTTTCAACAGAGACTGCAAGCTGCTCCGTGATGGCCTGCAAGGACTGAGCTGGGATG GTAGGGCTTTCTCTGATAAAGTGGATCGCTTGAAATTGGCAGAGATTGTGAAACaggctattgaagaaaaaactAACTTGGAAGACTCCCAATAG